A window of the Polaribacter batillariae genome harbors these coding sequences:
- a CDS encoding type I phosphomannose isomerase catalytic subunit yields MKAYPLKFSPVFSYRLWGGEKLKTVLNKEYSENNIGESWEISDVKNSETVVSEGVFKGKTLRDLIKEFKGDFLGDKVYQQFGNEFPLLIKFIDAKTPLSIQVHPSNEIAKERHNSFGKNEMWYVMEADKDAELIVGFDKELDKESYKKHLKEGSILEVLHHEKVSKGDTFYIPTGRVHAIGAGVLLAEIQQTSDITYRIYDYDRVDAKTGKLRDLHNDLAIDVIDFKPYKEYKTSYNTTNASNKLVHSPYFKTNILIVENRVEKDYSNLDSFVIYICVEGSLELNFENKIYLFKKGETILLPASIDKIEFNSLSKNSKLLEVYL; encoded by the coding sequence ATGAAAGCATATCCATTAAAATTTTCGCCAGTATTTAGCTACAGATTGTGGGGAGGAGAAAAATTAAAAACGGTTTTAAATAAAGAATATTCAGAAAATAATATTGGAGAATCTTGGGAAATATCTGATGTAAAAAACAGCGAAACTGTAGTTTCTGAAGGGGTATTTAAAGGAAAAACGTTAAGAGATTTAATTAAAGAATTTAAAGGAGATTTTTTAGGAGATAAAGTTTACCAACAATTTGGAAATGAATTTCCTTTATTGATAAAATTTATTGACGCAAAAACACCTTTATCCATTCAAGTGCACCCAAGTAACGAAATCGCAAAAGAACGACACAATTCCTTTGGAAAAAACGAGATGTGGTATGTAATGGAAGCAGATAAAGATGCCGAATTAATCGTTGGTTTCGATAAAGAATTAGACAAAGAATCTTACAAAAAACACTTAAAAGAAGGTAGTATTTTAGAAGTTTTACATCACGAAAAAGTTTCTAAAGGAGATACTTTTTACATTCCAACAGGAAGAGTTCATGCCATTGGTGCTGGAGTTTTATTGGCAGAAATCCAGCAAACGTCAGATATTACTTACCGAATTTACGATTACGATAGAGTAGATGCTAAAACCGGTAAATTAAGAGATTTACATAACGATTTGGCGATTGATGTAATTGATTTTAAACCTTATAAAGAATATAAAACTTCTTATAACACCACGAATGCCTCTAATAAATTAGTGCACTCACCTTATTTTAAAACCAATATTTTAATTGTTGAAAATAGGGTTGAAAAAGACTACTCTAATTTAGATTCTTTTGTAATTTATATTTGTGTTGAAGGCTCTTTGGAACTTAATTTCGAAAACAAAATCTATCTATTTAAAAAAGGTGAAACTATTTTGTTACCAGCTTCTATAGATAAAATAGAATTTAATTCGCTTTCTAAAAACAGTAAGCTTTTAGAAGTTTATTTGTAA
- a CDS encoding metallophosphoesterase family protein gives MQNTFVIGDIHGGLKALLQVLNKIKVTEEDTLIFVGDYVDGWSESAQVIEFLIDLSEKINCIFIKGNHDVWCENWLKKDQVNPTWYMHGGKETIDSYEGFSAEEKKQHFAFFEKMPLYYLDDKNRLFLHAGFTSMHGVEKEIFKENFYFDRTLWEMALAANQKIDSNSTFYPKRVQHYKEIFIGHTPTLNFNVETPMNALNIWNVDTGAAFTGKICAMNVATKQYVQSDKLPSLYPNEKGRNK, from the coding sequence ATGCAAAACACATTTGTAATCGGCGACATTCATGGAGGTTTAAAAGCCTTACTTCAAGTTTTAAATAAAATTAAAGTTACAGAAGAAGATACTTTAATTTTTGTAGGAGATTATGTAGATGGTTGGAGCGAATCTGCCCAAGTTATTGAGTTTTTAATAGATTTATCAGAAAAAATTAATTGTATTTTTATTAAGGGAAATCACGATGTTTGGTGTGAAAATTGGTTAAAAAAAGATCAAGTAAACCCTACTTGGTATATGCATGGAGGAAAAGAAACCATAGATAGCTACGAAGGTTTTTCGGCAGAAGAAAAAAAGCAACATTTCGCATTTTTCGAGAAGATGCCCTTGTATTATTTAGATGATAAAAATCGTTTGTTTTTACACGCAGGTTTTACCTCTATGCATGGCGTTGAAAAAGAAATTTTTAAAGAAAATTTTTATTTCGATAGAACTTTATGGGAAATGGCTTTGGCTGCAAATCAAAAAATAGATAGCAATTCTACTTTTTATCCCAAAAGAGTGCAACATTATAAAGAAATTTTTATAGGGCATACACCTACTTTAAATTTTAATGTAGAAACACCAATGAATGCTCTAAATATTTGGAATGTTGATACTGGAGCTGCCTTTACGGGAAAAATTTGTGCGATGAATGTCGCAACAAAACAATATGTACAAAGCGATAAATTGCCAAGTTTATATCCTAATGAAAAAGGGAGGAATAAATAA
- a CDS encoding POTRA domain-containing protein, translating to MKVNKSIFIIPFLLLVSFIHAQENQITKVKIKGHKRLKISYLQSVILTQKNKPLDSLKIEEDIIFLKRLPAISNVSYQVNKIQENNYEVLFTIEENFTIIPEINLWTTTNNQFSYKLGLYDYNFLGRNITFGGFYQNNGFDSYAINFRAPNLFSKKWGVAINHQDWKSEEPLYFGDKTANYLYNNISFEVLALHQINLKNSFDFGFNFFSEKYKYLSGATDASIPQNLDLDKILLKLVYSYDSLNYFFQYVTGFKSVLYAQYVITENDFQNDFLIAWNDFFYYRRIGAKGNWANRLRFGLSSNDKTPFAPFALDNNINLRGVGILVDRGTGSIVLNTEYRHTIYDKGWLAIQTNMFTDAGSWRNPGGELNDFFKEKNIRIYSGIGLRFISKKIYNATFRIDYGFSLLNSKNNSKGGLVFGIGQYF from the coding sequence ATGAAGGTTAATAAAAGCATTTTTATAATTCCCTTTTTGCTTTTAGTAAGTTTTATACACGCACAAGAAAATCAAATTACAAAAGTTAAAATTAAAGGTCATAAAAGGTTAAAAATTTCTTATTTACAGAGTGTTATTTTAACCCAAAAAAATAAACCTTTAGACTCTTTAAAAATAGAAGAAGACATTATTTTTCTAAAAAGATTGCCTGCAATTAGCAATGTTTCTTATCAAGTAAACAAAATTCAAGAGAACAATTACGAAGTATTATTTACTATCGAAGAAAACTTTACAATAATTCCAGAAATTAACCTTTGGACCACCACAAACAATCAGTTTTCCTATAAATTAGGACTTTATGATTACAACTTTTTAGGAAGAAATATTACCTTTGGCGGTTTTTACCAAAACAACGGATTCGATTCGTACGCCATTAACTTTAGAGCACCCAACCTATTCTCTAAAAAATGGGGTGTCGCAATAAATCATCAAGATTGGAAAAGCGAAGAACCCCTGTATTTTGGAGACAAAACAGCAAATTATTTATACAATAATATTTCTTTTGAAGTTTTAGCTTTGCACCAAATCAATTTAAAAAACAGCTTCGATTTTGGTTTCAACTTTTTTTCAGAAAAATACAAATATCTATCAGGAGCTACAGATGCTTCCATCCCTCAAAATTTAGATTTAGATAAAATTCTTTTAAAACTGGTTTATTCTTACGATAGTTTAAATTATTTTTTCCAATATGTTACTGGTTTTAAAAGCGTCTTATATGCCCAATATGTAATTACAGAAAACGATTTTCAAAACGATTTTTTAATTGCTTGGAACGATTTTTTTTATTACAGAAGAATAGGAGCAAAAGGCAATTGGGCCAATAGACTTCGCTTTGGTTTGTCTTCTAATGACAAAACCCCTTTTGCACCATTTGCCCTAGACAACAATATAAATTTACGGGGTGTAGGTATTTTAGTAGATAGAGGTACAGGAAGTATTGTTTTAAATACAGAATATCGGCACACAATTTACGACAAAGGTTGGCTAGCCATACAAACCAATATGTTTACAGATGCAGGTTCATGGAGAAATCCTGGAGGCGAATTAAACGACTTTTTTAAAGAAAAAAATATCAGAATTTACTCTGGCATTGGTTTGCGTTTTATCAGCAAAAAAATATACAATGCCACCTTTAGAATCGATTATGGTTTTAGTCTTTTAAACTCAAAAAACAACTCTAAAGGCGGTTTGGTTTTTGGAATTGGTCAATATTTTTAG
- a CDS encoding sterol desaturase family protein, giving the protein MNKYIDLIKKSYSDYWNYLKNSVLMELNWENYFYGLIIISLVVWALEAIFPWRKNQSLFRKDFWLDTFYMFFNFFLLNLIVLVALSNSAAEIFNDILGIIGLSISNFQLLEINKLPFFARIFIFFIVVDFVQWWTHRLLHRSEFLWNFHKVHHSVKEMGFAAHLRYHWMEPVVYNSLRYIPLAIIGGFSAQDVALVHFFNIAIGHLNHANINWDYGWLKYVLNNPKMHIWHHSKKLPEERKYGVNFGLTLSIWDYIFKTNYIPHSGKDIELGFEGDEDFPKDFFKQELYPLSKK; this is encoded by the coding sequence ATGAACAAATACATAGACCTCATAAAAAAATCTTATTCCGATTATTGGAATTATCTCAAAAATTCTGTTTTGATGGAATTAAACTGGGAAAATTATTTTTATGGTTTGATTATTATTTCGCTAGTTGTTTGGGCTTTAGAAGCTATTTTTCCTTGGCGTAAAAACCAATCGTTATTTCGAAAAGATTTTTGGTTAGACACTTTTTACATGTTCTTTAATTTCTTTTTATTAAACCTTATTGTGCTTGTTGCTTTGTCTAATTCAGCCGCCGAAATTTTTAATGATATTTTAGGAATTATTGGTTTATCTATTTCTAATTTTCAACTATTAGAAATTAATAAATTACCTTTTTTTGCAAGAATTTTTATCTTTTTTATTGTGGTAGATTTTGTACAATGGTGGACACACAGATTGTTACATCGATCTGAATTTCTTTGGAATTTTCATAAAGTGCATCACTCTGTAAAAGAAATGGGCTTTGCTGCACATTTACGCTATCATTGGATGGAACCCGTGGTTTACAATTCTTTACGATACATTCCTTTGGCAATTATTGGAGGTTTTTCTGCACAAGATGTGGCATTGGTACACTTTTTTAACATAGCCATTGGGCACTTAAATCACGCAAATATCAATTGGGATTATGGTTGGTTAAAATATGTTTTAAACAATCCTAAAATGCACATTTGGCATCATTCTAAAAAATTACCTGAAGAGAGAAAATATGGAGTAAATTTCGGGCTAACTTTAAGTATTTGGGATTATATTTTTAAAACAAATTACATACCGCATTCTGGAAAAGATATTGAGTTGGGTTTCGAAGGTGATGAGGATTTTCCGAAAGATTTTTTTAAACAAGAATTGTATCCTTTAAGTAAAAAATAA